In Mercurialis annua linkage group LG6, ddMerAnnu1.2, whole genome shotgun sequence, the following are encoded in one genomic region:
- the LOC126687671 gene encoding uncharacterized protein LOC126687671 → METDRSWMYRSHTNGLLTTGYKDHVKEFIRFALRHPICMSGVQIKCSCPKRGCRNTSYRDVDEVEFHLLKNGFVKGYQLSEQDVEFDYENEGPGEFSSTQRMILDAAGPEITFPEDELPNAEAQKFYDMMRAAEEDIWPGNSRHSPFSASAKVMEIKCRHKGSVALVDDVCGLIQELLPEDNKMPTNFAKIKKLVKGLGLPVEVIDSCFYNCMIYWGEDADLTHCKVCNYARWKPVTHGKSTKRKANVPYSKMFYFPITPRLQRLYASKTTARHMTWHADHEMDGDKMCHPSDSPAWKRFSELYSEFADEGRNIRLGLCSDGFQPFTNFGQQYSSWPVILTPYNLPPGMCMKDEFMFLTVLVLGPRNPKHLMDIFLKLLIAELNQLWECGVQTYDVHKRQNFQLKAALMWTINDFPAYSMLSGWSTAGRKACPYCMENTDAFTLDKSGKQSWFDCHRKFLPPNHQFRRNVTDFRKGKREVGKRFAGVRTGDELLAEIDRLGFKKEFEPGAKVTNALLSKDHGWNKKSIFWDLPYWRTNVIRHNIDVMHIEKNVFDNIFNTVLNVPRKTKDHAKSREELNDICDRPGLAKDPATGRFPKAMYALDRDSKRVLLEWIQKIKFPDGYASNLSRCVDLKGLKMHGMKSHDRHVFMQRLLPIALRELLPKNVWEPLTELSIFFRELTSTSLSQEDLNRMETEIPKILCKLERIFPPSFFDSMEHLPVHLPVEGSISSGYLQEEIAKFASYYFAEGDPMLPVRLGRNETSDMDIDEDPDKLGIFKPKGKPLRGSGRRYLEDDEIIAARTYVLLNCSKIEDHRKVFVAGLRERNSDISETEIERVLESDFASWFEQYVKDPTVCTNPFILSLAKGPCRKVTTYKGYYVNGFKFLTQEYGQDQLTMNSGVCVRGTEYVEGENDFYGVLTDIIELEYPALPMKHTVIFKCEWFDPTDTGTDTTNRYNLVDVNHRRRYNKYKPFILAEQTDQVHYLPYPSRKRDKVNWWAVCKIKARAELDMPDAIIPAFQEDIEENPLIVETDDNPTNLADLNEVADEDAFCMRGVGGSGDPTGGRGRRGNPARGRGRGNPAMRALVEDIPIQDQQQEGEAV, encoded by the exons ATGGAGACAGATCGCAGTTGGATGTACAGAAGCCACACAAACGGGTTACTAACCACAGGGTACAAGGATCATGTGAAGGAGTTTATCCGGTTTGCATTACGGCATCCGATTTGTATGAGTGGGGTACAGATAAAATGCTCCTGCCCTAAGAGAGGTTGTCGAAATACAAGCTATCGGGATGTCGATGAGGTGGAATTCCATTTATTGAAGAATGGGTTCGTGAAAGGTTACCAA TTATCAGAGCAGGATGTTGAGTTCGACTATGAAAATGAGGGGCCAGGTGAGTTCAGTTCCACTCAAAGAATGATTCTTGATGCGGCCGGTCCAGAAATAACGTTTCCTGAAGATGAGCTCCCGAATGCTGAAGCTCaaaaattttatgatatgatgcgtgcggctgAAGAAGACATATGGCCTGGGAATAGCAGACACTCTCCATTTTCTGCATCTGCTAAAGTGATGGAGATCAAGTGTCGACATAAGGGTTCAGTAGCTTTAGTTGACGACGTATGCGGATTGATACAGGAGCTGCTCCCGGAGGACAACAAGATGCCTAcgaattttgctaaaattaagaAGCTGGTCAAAGGTTTGGGGTTGCCGGTTGAGGTTATTGACAGTTGTTTCTATAATTGTATGATTTATTGGGGGGAGGACGCGGATCTAACGCACTGCAAAGTTTGCAATTATGCGCGGTGGAAACCTGTGACCCACGGAAAATCCACAAAAAGAAAGGCTAACGTGCCATATAGTAAGATGTTCTATTTTCCAATAACTCCGAGGCtacagaggttgtacgcttcgaAAACAACTGCTCggcatatgacgtggcacgcagaCCACGAGATGGATGGTGATAAGATGTGCCACCCGTCCGACTCTCCGGCTTGGAAACGTTTTAGTGAACTGTATTCTGAGTTTGCCGATGAAGGAAGAAATATCAGATTAGGCTTATGCTCCGATGGGTTTCAGCCATTTACCAATTTTGGGCAGCAGTATTCCTCGTGGCCGGTCATTTTGACGCCGTACAATCTCCCCccaggcatgtgcatgaaggatgagtttatgtttttaacggTTTTGGTACTGGGGCCTAGAAACCCGAAACACCTAATGGATATCTTCCTAAAGCTGCTGATTGCAGAGTTGAACCAACTGTGGGAATGTGGAGTCCAGACATATGACGTTCATAAGCGTCAGAATTTTCAACTAAAAGCGGCTCTTATgtggacaataaatgactttcccgcttattctATGTTGTCTGGTTGGAGCACTGCTGGTAGAAAAGCATGCCCGTACTGCATGGAAAACACCGATGCATTCACACTGGATAAAAGCGGtaaacaatcgtggtttgattgccatcGCAAGTTTTTGCCTCCGAATCACCAATTCCGTCGAAATGTTACTGATTTCCGTAAGGGGAAACGAGAGGTCGGCAAAAGGTTTGCAGGGGTGAGAACTGGAGATGAACTGTTAGCAGAGATTGATCGACTGGGGTTTAAGAAGGAATTTGAGCCTGGTGCGAAAGTTACTAATGCATTACTGTCAAAAGATCATGggtggaataaaaaaagtatcttTTGGGATTTGCCTTATTGGAGAACGAATGTAATACGTCACAATATTgatgtcatgcacattgagaaaaatgtCTTCGATAACATTTTTAATACCGTTCTCAATGTCCCTAggaaaacaaaagaccatgcaaaatctcGTGAAGAGTTGAACGACATCTGTGATCGGCCAGGGTTAGCTAAAGATCCGGCAACTGGGAGATTTCCAAAGGCAATGTATGCTTTGGATAGGGATTCAAAACGAGTTTTGCTTGAGTGGATTCAGAAAATAAAGTTTCCAGACGGGTACGCGTCAAACTTGTCTAGATGTGTTGATCTAAAGGGgctgaaaatgcatggaatgaaaagtcatgacCGCCATGTTTTTATGCAACGACTTCTGCCAATCGCTCTTCGGGAGCTACTTCCGAAGAACGTGTGGGAGCCTCTAACAGAGTTAAGTATCTTCTTCAGGGAGTTAACTTCCACGTCACTGTCACAGGAAGATCTAAACCGTATGGAAACTGAGATCCCAAAAATCCTGTGTAAGTTGGAACGTATATTTCCacccagcttttttgactctATGGAGCATCTCCCCGTGCATCTTCC GGTGGAAGGGAGCATTAGTAGTGGATATCTGCAAGAAGAAATCGCTAAATTTGCATCCTATTATTTTGCTGAAGGTGATCCGATGTTACCCGTGCGTTTGGGAAGAAATGAAACTTCTGATATGGATATCGATGAAGATCCCGACAAACTGggaatttttaaacctaagggAAAGCCGTTGCGTGGTAGCGGTAGAAGATATCTTGAAGACGATGAGATCATCGCTGCTCGGACCTATGTTCTTCTGAATTGTTCCAAAATCGAAGATCATCGAAA GGTTTTTGTGGCCGGATTGCGCGAAAGGAACAGTGACATAAGTGAAACAGAAATTGAAAGAGTGCTTGAAAGTGATTTCGCCTCTTGGTTCGAACAATAT GTGAAAGATCCAACTGTCTGTACTAATCCGTTTATTCTGAGTCTCGCAAAGGGACCGTGTAGAAAGGTCACCACATATAAGGGATACTATGTAAACGGCTTCAAATTTCTTACTCAGGAATATGGGCAGGATCAACTTACAATGAATAGCGGTGTCTGCGTACGGGGAACAGAATATGTTGAGggtgaaaatgacttttatggagtgcTAACtgacataattgagttagagtatccagctctaCCAATGAAGCATACCGTCATTTTTAAATGCGAATGGTTCGACCCTACGGATACAGGCACGGACACTACCAATCGATACAACTTGGTAGATGTTAATCACAGACGCAGGTACAATAAATACAAACCGTTCATTTTGGCAGAACAGACTGACCAAGTTCACTACCTTCCATATCCAAGTAGAAAACGGGACAAAgtaaattggtgggcagtttgcaaAATTAAGGCACGAGCagaacttgacatgcccgaTGCGATTATCCCGGCCTTTCAAGAGGACATTGAAGAAAATCCCCTTATAGTTGAAACGGACGACAATCCCACAAATTTAGCTGACCTGAATGAGGTAGCGGACGAAGATGC ttttt GTATGAGAGGGGTGGGTGGTTCAGGTGATCCGACTGGAGGTCGGGGACGTCGGGGTAACCCAGCTAGAGGTCGGGGTCGGGGTAACCCAGCTATGCGTGCCCTTGTTGAGGATATCCCTATTCAGGATCAGCAGCAGGAG GGAGAGGCTGTTTAA